The following is a genomic window from Rhodoferax sp. PAMC 29310.
GGCCGATGATCCGGGCATCAAGGACATGGTCAGCAGATAGCATCAGCATGCCACTGGGCGCCAATAAGTCTCGGGAGAGAATCATCCCTGCTTGCAGGTCACGAACGGGTATCGCCACTTCACGGACTGAATTCTTACTGGCATCCGATTGAGCAGGCCCAGAGGTTACTTCGGTAAACGCGTCCACGACCTCGGGATCGTAGCGATTCCCGCGTCCGTGCACGATAAATATCTGCGCACCCCCTGCCGTCAATTGCCTGGCTGTCAACGCACCAATTTGCATATTGTCATAGTCACTGGCAAGGGTCAAAATTCTGGCTCCAATCGGGATGCCATTACCCGAAAGGTTGCCGGGCGTGCCAGTCCCATCAAACCGTTCAAACTGAGCGCTAATGATTTCGGAGGCTCCCCGAAGTTCTTGCAATGGCAGTAGCAGGTGTTCCGCTTGAACGGCATGGCGTCGATAGGTGTCTAGTTGCGGTGGCTTCATGGTTCCAACGGGCAGAGGGTGTCCCGAATTTTGTGTAAACGGCGGTTAAGTTAGACGCGCGGCATGCGCTCGTCAAACTGAATGGTAAAGCGGTTCAGAGCAGCCTTCCAATCCCGAATCGGCATCGTCCATTTCTGGCTGATGTTGTTCAGTGCCAGATAGAACAGCTTGAACACTGCGTCCTCAGTTGGGAACGAGCCGCGGGTCTTGGTTATTTTGCGCAGGCTCATGTTCACGGACTCAATGGCGTTGGTCGTGTAAATCACTTTTCGGATGTCTGGCGGGTATTCAAAGAACGGTATCAAGCGTGTCCAGTTGCGCCGCCAGGAGCGCCCAATCGGAGCGAAGGAATCGTCCCATTTGACCTCGAATGCCGTGAGTTGTCGCTCAGCTTCGGATTCAGTGGGCGCAGCGTAAATCAGCCGCAAATCCGCGGCGACTTCCTTGCGCTGTTTCCACCCCACGAAGTTCAGGCTGTGACGCACCATGTGAACAATGCAAAGCTGCACCGTCGCCTTGGGGAAGACTGCCTCAATGGCGTCAGGGAAACCTTTGAGCCCATCTACGCAGGCGATAAAGATGTCAGCCACGCCCCGATTCTTCAGTTCAGTCACCACCTGCAGCCAGAACTTGGCCCCTTCGGTTTGGGCCATCCACAGGCCCAGTACCTCTTTGAGGCCGTCCAGGTTGACGCCAATGGCCAAGTACAGGGCCTTGACCCGCACAGTACCGTTGTCGCGCACCTTGACGTGAATGCAGTCCATGTAGACGATGGGGTACAGCGCCTCCAAGGGGCGCGACTGCCAGGCTTTGACCTCGTCCATGACGGCGTCGGTCACGGATGAAATCAGGGTAGGAGACACTTCGGCGCCGTACATCTCCTGCAGATGGCCTTGAATCTCGCGTACCGTCATGCCTCGGGCATACAGCGACAGTATCTTGTCGTCAAAGCCGCTCCAGCGGGTCTGGTGTTTGCCAATCAGTTGGGGCTCGAAGGTGCCGGCGCGGTCACGGGGGATTTCTATGGGTAGCTGGCCAAAATCGCCTTTGAGCGTTTTCTTGCTGCACCCGTTGCGGGTGTTGCCCGCTTCATTGGCAACCAACTGGTTCTTGCCGTGACCCAGGTGGCCGGTCAATTCGGCTTGCAAAGCTCGCTCGACCAAGGCTTTGGTGAGCTGCGTCAAGAGGCCATTCTGGCCAATCAGGTCTTCGGGCTTTTTGTAGTCGGCCAACAGGGCGTCAATCAGCTCGGCGGGTAAGGGTTTCATCTCTACGGTCATCTCGGCTCCATGCAAGACAGCAGTTTCCTGCCAAATAACCGTTTACACAAAACTTCTTACACCCTCGAAAAAATATACCCAATCAGATTATTGATCTCATGCGCTACGCCGGCCGCCAACTGCCCAATTGACGCCAGCTTCTCCGACTGAACCAAATGTTCATGGGCGGCCGATAACTCGGCGTTTAGCCCATTTAACTCCGCGTTCTTGTCCAACAGTTCACGCTCGGCTTGCTCACGCCTGGCTACGTCATCCTGCAGCGCTTTATTGATGTCTGCCAATTCAGCCGTTCGTTGTTCAACCAGCTCCTCGACCTCAACCTGTGACTTCATGAAGGCCGATTCGGTAATTTTCCGCTCAGTGATGTCCTGCAGTGTGCCAATAGCGCCGACGATGTGGTTTTTCGAATCACGTAGTGGGGTTGCAGTCAAAAACAGCCATCTACCCGATGTGCCCAAATGGGGGAACAATTCTTCTGCCTCATATGCATCGGGAATGACCAATGAACTGCGGTACTGGTCTTGAAAAAAATCTTCCACAATGTCGACGATGGAGCCGTCAACAATCCGGTCAGCCAAAGTGAGTCGTACCTCCCCATAGAAATGGCGCCCAATGGCATTTGACCCAATCACTTCCTCAGCACGCACGCACAAGGTCGGAGAACAGGCCCGGTTCAAATGGGTGACGACATGATCCACATTGATGACAAATGTGGGGACCGGACTGCTTTCAAAAAAAATCGCTTGATGGTCTGAGCCACGCCCATTTGTTCTAGTGGCATCAAATGGGTTCATTTCTGTCATGTGGATGCCCTCATGGATTGAGTACAAGGCTTGCTGGAACAAATTGCCGCTCTGCGTTTTTAAACACTTGAAACAAGGTTGCTTCATCGACGCCTAGTCTTTCCATGAAGCCGGACGGAATGCTTGGAACCAGGTCACACGGGTCGTTTGAAAAATCAAGTGCGTGGGCAATGGCATCCGCCGCCATGATGACGAACGACGTTGGCGACATGTCTGCAAGTGTTGCGCTATGGTGGCCAGCAATGGCCGATTGAATGACGAGAGGGAGCCGCCATTGGCTAGCAATTAGTTCCCCAACCTTTGCATGGGTCATCCCAAGCACTGTTTGTTCGGCCTCTAACAAGCTGCAGTCATGGGACACCCGATACGCCATGGCCGACTCATAGTGGGTTTGAAACTGCGTCGCCAGAACCAATCTGCCAATGTCATGCAGAAGCCCGCCCGTGTAAGCCTGTTCTGGATTGACTTTGCAATGCGGTGCCAATTCCTTGGCACAAATGGCACATGCCAACGCATGTCGCCAAAAGGGGGCAACGCTGAACCCGTTGTCGCTACTTGAACTGAAAACACCAATCAGCGCGGCTGTGGTCGCGAGATTGCGTACGGTTCTAAAGCCAAGCAATGTTATGGCATCGTGAATCGTGCTGATCTGCTGCGTCATGCCATAAAAAGACGAATTTGCCAGCCTCAGTGTTTTTGCAGTCAAGGTTTGGTCCTTGGCAATCTTGCTGCACAGGTCACTGATATCAACATCCTCTTTTTCCATTGTGGCCAGCAGTTCAATCACCACAGCAGGAAGTGAAGGAAGCTTGTGGTCTGTCCGGTGTATTTCGTCGACAGTAATCGGGTTCACGTGAACTCCCTCCTTCGGTAGCGTTGCACGAGTTCCAGCAGCTCTCTTCCATCCCCAGAGTTTGAAGACTGACGAAAGAGCTGAGTTAGACGGTCCTGGATGGATTGATTTGAAGCGCTGATTTCGATGGGCGAATTTGACGGAGTTGGCTCTATTTCCTCAACCCAAATTGAAGTGACACCTCTTTGATTCAGCACGTAAATCCCTGCCATATCGAGTGGCGCGCCTTCGGGGAGAATCAGCTGACCATGCTGGGTGTTGACCGGCCTGGCGAGGCGCATGCCGGCTTCTACCTGATCCAAATTCAACAGGCGCTCAGGGCTCGTCATGGTGTTGGTGCTTTCTGGTCAAAGGTAATGAGTTTGCCGCGCGATTGGGAACTTGAACCCATGCAAGCCCAGGTCACGGTGAGTGAAGCCCCGTCAATGCAGATGTCACTTGCGTGGCCCTCGTCTACTCGGTCAATGGCGGCGTCGATTGATGGCAGTGCATAACTGAGTTCGCTGCCCAGCAGCGGGCCTTCATTGCTAAACAAACGTTGTGCCGCGGCGTTGACCAAGGCGATGAGGCCCTCGTCGTCAACGCCAATCACAGGGGATAGAATATGCTCCAGCACTTCTCTGACAATCTCCAGACTTGTCTTTTCGCGCTCGGCCTGAGCGCGGGCCGAGTTGAGGAGGTCATTGAGTTGGCGGTTGGCGGCAACCAGCTCCTGGTTGACCGCACGAATTTTGATGTCCAGCTTTCGGTTCTCCTCTTGCAGCCCCGTCAATTCAATAGCCTTTTGAACTTGGTCCCGAAGCTGTTGATCGTCCCAGGGCTTGGTAAGAAACCGGTACACAGCCCCTTCGTTGATAGCGTCCGTGACAGATTAAAGTTCGGTATACCCGGAGAGCACTATGCGTATGGTGTCGGGGTAATTGACTTTCGCAGCTCGGAGAAATTCAACACCCGTCATACCTGGCATTCGTTGATCGGAGATGATGATGTCCACTTTATGTTTAGAGAGGACATCCAGACCTTCTGGTCCACTACCGGCCGTCAGAATTTGATGCCCATCTTTGCGAAATAAGCGCTTGAGCGAGGAAACAATATTGGGCTCATCATCGACCACCAAAATGGTTCGCTGTGGCCTATGCAAAGTCAGTAAATGGGATGGTAGTTGCCGGCCTTGCGCGAAGAGTTCTTCGATCTCTGCAGCGGAGATGGGCTTTGAGAAAAAATAGCCTTGAATCTCGTCACATGCATTGGCGCGCATGATTTCGCATTGCGCTTCGCTTTCAACCCCTTCAGCAATCACCTTGAGCCCGAGACCCTGGGCCATCCCAATAATCACCTTGACGATCACATGGTCGCTGTGGCTGATGGTGATTTCCTTCAAAAAGGACTGGTCGATCTTGACTTTGTCAAACGGAAAACGTTTGAGGTGACTTAACGAAGAGTACCCTGTACCAAAGTCGTCCAGAGACAGGCTGACGCCAATGCCTTTCAATTCTCTGAGGAGTGACTCGCTGCGTTGAACATCACCCATGAGTGCGCTTTCAGTCACCTCCAAGTAGAGCATGTCTGGGGCTACATCAAAATCTGAAAGGGCAGCTTTGACCTGTTGCACCAGCTCATTGCCATCGAATTGAAGGGCGGAGATGTTGACCGCCACGTGGGGAATCTGCAACCCCTTTGATTGCCAGTTCTGAATGTCTCTGCAGGCCTGCCGAATGACCCATTCGCCAATCCCTTTGATCAGGCCTGATGCCTCAGCCAAGGGAATGAATTCAGAAGGAGGAATGGCGCCAAGTTCAGCATGAGTCTAACGCAGCAACGCCTCCATCCCGCTGACTTGTCCCGTTCGCAAGTCGACCAAGGGTTGGTAGACCAAGTTGAGTTGGTTCAGAGTCGCCGCGCGTCGCAAGGCATTGACAAGTTGCTCTTGCTTGAGCATCTCCTGGTAAATGTCGTCGGAGTAAAACTGAAACGAGCCACGTCCATTGATCTGCGCACTATGCAAGGCGATTTCCGCCGATTTGAACAGCGTTTCGAAGTCCCGCCCATTGGCAGGAAAACAAGCTACGCCAATGGTGGCTGTTGGCGAGAGATCATGGCTGGACAGTCTGCACGTCTCAGCCAGTGTTGAAAGAATTTTTCTCGCCATGTGTTCGGCTCCATTGGCCGGTGTGTTAAGCAGTACTAAAAAAAACTCTTTGCCGCCAATTCTTGCGACGATATCTTGTTCTCTGATCGATGCATTCAGTCGATGGGCCACTTCGATCAGCATTTCGTCGCCGATTTGATGGCCGAAAGTGTCGTTGATCGATTTGAAGTGATCGATGCCAATCAACAACATTGAAAGCGGCTCTCCAGCACGTTGCATGATGGCAATGCTTTGGTCGGTCCGGGCTCTTAACTGTGTTCCGTTGGCGAGGCCGGTTAGGGCATCGAAATTTAAAAGTCTTTCAATTTTGTTTTCAGCGGCTTTGGCATCGGTCAGGTCACTAAAGCTGCCAACATAATGGGTGATGCGGCCATCCTGGTCTCGAAGCGCCGCGATGGTTGTCCACTCAGGGTAGTCATCGCCATTTTTGTGGCGCCTCCAGATTTCTCCAGACCAATTACCTTCGCTTTCGATAGTGCGCCATATGGCTTGGTAGAACGCGAGGGAGTGCCGCCCAGACGACAAAAAACGGGGATTCTTGCCAAGAACTTCTGCTTCGTCATAGCCGCTTATGTCGGTGAATGGCTTGTTGACTCGAACAATATTGTGTTCCGCGTCGGCCACCAATACGCCTTCCCTGCTTTGCTTAAAGATGACGTCGGCGACTTTGAGTTGGGCGTCGCTTTCATTTTGCGTGAGCGCAGAGCAGGGTTTACCTGTGGGATATCGCATGATGTAACCCTATATCAAGTTCAACTTGGGCCGCTGCGGCATTCTGAATAAGTCGTCAATTCAACACATGGATCATTGACCAACTGAGACATGATGCCCCACGCGGGGTGCCTTGTACATCATTGAGCGACTTCTTGGCCGCCTTGCCAGCGCAACAGTGCAAGTTATGCGCCAGCAATAGAGGATAGAAATCCGTTTTGAGACGATGAATTGCGACTTTCGCGTGCGAATCCTGATTGGATGGGTACCCCTTGATTTGAGTGGGCGATTCGCCGTGGTATTCGCGTTATCTCAGTGGCGGTCGAGCGTTTTCAATGCATCGTTCGAGTGCATCCGGCCGGTGGCGAGGGCGCCTGCGGTCAATGGCAAATCGGCGGGCCATTGGTCTGCCAGTCGGCCGTGCTGAAAGACCGCGCTGGCAGCGGCTTCAATGCCTGTCAAACCCATGGCGAGGCCTGCCCCGATCATCCCTGCGAGTACGTCACCGGTGCCCGGCGCCGCCAACCTCGCGTTGCCAGTCGGGTTGATCAGTGGAGTCTGGCCGGGTGCAGCCACGACGGTTCCGGAGCCTTTGAGAACGACGATGCAACCAAATTGCTCCGCCAATGTTGTGGCCGCCTTTAGGCGATGGGATTGCACTTCGGCCGCTGTCCCCCCCAGTAGTCGTGCCGCCTCCAGCGGGTGCGGTGTCAGGACGGTGGTTAAGGCAGAGTTCATCCGTGACATTAGGTGCGACTGAAGCTGACGATTTTTTGCGATTGAGTTGAGAGCGTCTGCGTCAACAACAACAGGCGACGAAGTCCTCAACATGTCTTTTAGCCAGTCCTCAATTGCGTCTCCGCCACCACAGCCACAGACGATGGTCATTGATTCAAGTGCCAGTTGATCAACCGGTCGGATCATCAATTCCGGATGGTTGGTATCTGCAGTGATGGCCTGTTCGTCAAGAAGGCCCACAAAAACTCTTCCGGCGCCTGCGCTCAAAGCGGCCGAACCGGCCAGCAGGGCAGCTCCAGTCATACCTCTGGCGCCACCGATGACGGCGACATCACCGTAGCTTCCTTTGTGTGACGCATGACGGCGCGGACGTTGAGGTGGCGCACCAATAAGCCGCGCTGTGGGCCCGATTCTCGAGACGTCCTGCTCGTCCAAAAAAGTACTCAAATCATCAAGCCAATGAGTGCCCGACGCATCACGACCGTGTGCGGTGAATAGGCCTGGTTTAAGTGTCAACAAGCTCAACGTGTGCGTGGCATGAACATGATTTGGGGTGACCACGCCGGTGTCAGCACACAGGCCTGTGGGGATATCAATAGCCAATACTGGCGACGTGTTGACGTTCATGGCGGTCGCCCAGTTCAACATTTGACCGGCCAATGGGCGGAGATTCCCGCCGAGGCCCAACATGCCGTCGACACTCAGTTCAAAGTGCTGGGGCATTTTCTCGCTGAACTCAACGCCGGCTTGGCGGGCGCGGTGGTATGACTTGGCGGCATCGCTGGACGCTGTGTCGGCATTACCCAGCCAGGTAACGATTGGTTTTTTCCCCCATTGTTGTAAGTGAACGGCGGCCTCCAGGCCGTCGCCACCATTGTTGCCTGGGCCGCAGGCCAGCCAGATGCGTTGACTGTGGGGCGCAACGGCCATCGCTAGTCGGGCCACTGCCAGTCCGGCTCGCTGCATCAATGTGTGGGAAGGCAGATTTGCCTGCAGCGCCTGCTCCATCCGGCGGGTTGCCGCGGTGTCGTAGAGGGCATGCTCGGCGCTGGCCGTGATGCGAAGCATGGCGTCTCCTAATTAGTGGGCGAGTATTAGAACTCGTAGGTTTCACCTTCTATCGCCAGTCGATATTCTGGGTCGCCGGGCTGTCGAGGGTTGTCAAGTAGTACCTCCCGGAAGACCTCGTCCAGCGCGTCATCACTTCGGGTGGGCTCATGGTGGGTGCAGAAAAGAACCTTGGCCCCCGCCTCTTTGGCATATTGAATGCTGGTATGAAACGTGCCGTGCCCCCAACCTTTTTTGGCAAGGTATTCATTCTCGGTGTAGGAGCAGTCTGCGATCAAAACGTCGACGCCCAGCATGGCTCTTCGTATGCCTTCTGCTTTCTCTTGCACAAAACTCTGGTATTGGGCGAAGTCGTCGTCACCGGGTTCATAGATGTTCTGTGGGGGTTCGTGGTCGCCGGTAAAAAATACTGATTTGCCATTGGCTTCGATACGGTAACCGAAGTCAATTACCGGGTGATTCATCAGGTAAGGGGTGACGGTGGCAGAGCCAATTTGAATGCTTTGCTCGGGGGCGAGCGTGACGTATTCGATGTTGGCCTTCATTTCTGCTTCTCTAACGGGAAAGTAGCTGTACTGAAGTTGAACGGCCATGACCTGCTCAATGCCTTTGCCTGAGACTGGATCGAAGGCGCCGTGCAGTCGCAGGGTGTTGCCGGGAATGAAGTTGGGAATAAAGAAGGGAAGACCCTGAATATGGTCCCAGTGAGAGTGGGAAATCAGCACATTGGCCGTGACAGGCAATTCGGCCAACAAGGTCTGTGACAAAGGGAAGATGCCCGTGCCCGCGTCAATAATGATCAGTTCGTTGTTGTCTGTACGAATTTCAATGCAGGTCGTGTTTCCGCCATATCGGACGGTTTTGGGTCCTGGCGAGGCGATGGAGCCGCGTACGCCCCAGAATCTGACTTTCATTCGCAATCCTCAAATTTTTGAAAACACCTTGGCTTCTTCAAGCAATGGCTTGAGGTCGCCAAGCGACTCGATCACCTCGTCCAAGTTGCCCCCTAGTCGGGCCTGAATCGTTGCCGGTAACTCGTCGACCCACGGGTTGCCTCCAAAACCAAATTCAAGTTTCTTGCTGATTTGGTTGGCAGCGAAAACACAGGCAATCATGTCAGTGTCTTTCAGATCGTCTGGGCGCTGGTGGCGAATGGTTTCAATCAAGTTGGGTGCAAAGCGCCATTTCTCGACCAACATCGCGCCGACCAGCGCGTGGTCCACGCCAATCAGGCGGCGCAGTGCCATGTGCAACGAAGTTTTGGTGTCCCGGCTTATATCCAGGGCCAGCAGAAACTCGGTTGGCATGAACTGGGCAAAAACCACTTTCCCAAAATCATGCAGCAGGCCGGCAATGAAGCAATCCATGGGGTCTGCGTCATCGACACGCATCGCCAGTTGCTTGGCAATACTCGCAGTTGCCAGCGAGTGAAGCAAGTACTGCTGGCCGTCAAATCCGGCCGCGTTGTCCTTGGGCAGCATGCCAATTGCGGCAATGCTCAAGGCCAGGTTTTTGATGGTGTTAAAGCCCAGGTAAACGACCGCATGGTTGATCGACGTGATTTGCTTGGGCAAGCTGTAGTAGGCCGAGTTGACTACCCGCAAAATTTTGACGGTAACAACTGGGTCTTTATCAACCACCTGCACGAGGTCTTTTGCGGCGCAGTTAACGTCGCGGGTGAGTTCCAGAATTCTTTGCACGCTTTTCGGAAACGCAGGCATGCCATCCACTGCAGTGGCTAGTTTTTGGGCGAGTTCAGGGCTCATGGCGTGAATTGTCTGTCAACCCTTGATTGTGTCAACCAAGGGCGTGCATGGCGGGATAGATCACTCATTGAGTCGAACGAAGCTAAAGCCGCTGATATCAATGTCTGGTGGTTGCCCGCCAATTATGTCAGCCACGGCTCTGGCCGATCCACAACTCAGCGTCCACCCACTGGCGCCGTGACCAAGATTTAACCAAAGTCCCGTTTGGCCACTGGGACCGAGCACGGGCGGGCCATCGGGCAGCATGGGGCGGGCACCTTTCCACTCCTGCACGCCGCTGGATAAATTTGCGGCGCCCGGAAACCAGTCGTGCAGTACTTTGTATAGTGTTTGCAGGGAGCCAGGGTGCTTTTTCCCGAGTGGACCCCCGATTTCAGCGTTTCCAGCCACTCGGACCCGGTTGCCCAAGCGAGAAATGGCGACCTTATAGTGTTCGTCCATCACCGCGCTTTGAGGCGCATTGAGTGATTCGAGAATACTGGCACTTACCGAGTAACCGCTCACGGCCATCATGGGGATATTGAGGTTTAAGGGGGCGAGCAAACGAGCCGAGTCAAGCCCCGCACAAATAACTGCAGCGTCAAATTGATGCTGCACAGGATCGCCGGCCAATCCAATCCGAACACCCGGCCCGGGGGTGACTTGGGTCACGGCGGTGTTGAAGTTGAACTTGACGCCCAATCGCTGTGCTTCGTTCTTGAGCAGCAAAGCAAATTGACGGCAGTTGCCCACCTCATCGTTGGGCAAATGAATGGAGCCAAACAACGGGGTGTCCGAGTTGAGAGCGCCCTCAATCGATTGGGTTTCCTTGGGGCTGAGTTCTTTGAAGACGATGCCAGCGTCTCGCAAGACCTGCAAGCTGGGTTGAATCAGCTTGCTGTCTTGCTCGGTGCGAAGCAAGACCAACTGTCCGTCGCTTCGGTCGTACTCCAATTGAAGGTCCCCTGTGATGTGATGCAGTCGTTGCTGGCTGTAAATGGCCAGCCGCTGCATTTGTGCCCGGTTCGTTAGGTAGGTCTCCAGCTTGCAGGCTTTAAACCATTGCCAGAGCCAGCCCAGTTCGCTCATGGAAAGGGGCAAGCCCAGTCGAACCGGCGCATGACGGCTGAACAACTGTTTAATGACCGTCAGCGGCATGCCCGGCGCTGCCCAGGGTGTCACATACCCAGTTGCCACCAAGCCGGCCGTAGCAAAGCTGGCTTCCTCTGCAGCCGCTCCCCGTCGCTCCAGCACGACGACCTCATGGCCGTCATTTGCCAGCTCATACGCTGTGGTGACGCCGATGATGCCCGCGCCAATAACTGCAATCTTCATGAATACCCTATGCCGAATTGATTCTTAGCCCCCGATTTACATACGGAGTTAGCTATAGTTTTTGTAGTGTTTTTTCGACTTGCAATGCGACATTGAGCACGACGTCATCGCGCATTGCGCCAGCCCAGACCATCAAGCCTACCGGCAATTCGCCCAAAGTGTGACAGGGGAGCGATATGGCACAACCATCCAGCATGTTGATCGCGCTCGGATTTCGCAGTAGCAGACTGTTGAGATGAAAAAACGCATTGTCGCGTGCTTCGCCGGGCGCAACCTCGGCCAGCAGCGGCGCAACGATGGGGACGGTGGGAGACAGAACAGCGTCGAAGCCTGTCATCGCTGAGCTCATTCGCTCGATCCAGGCTGCCCTGGCATGCTGGAGGTCTAAATAATCGCACGCCGACATGACAGCACCGCGTTGGATGCGGGCGGCCACGCGAGGATCGTAGTGGTCGGCGTGTTTCTCCAGCAGATGGCGGTGCCATTGGTAACTTTCGGCGGCTGGCAATCCGCCGTTGGCTTGCAACGATGTTAGTTCACTCAGTTCATTGAGTTGAATCATCTGGATGGACGCGCCAGCCTCACGAAGGTGCTGCAAGGTGCGCTCAAAGGCGCGAGCAACGGTGGTGTCCATCCCATCCTGCATCAGATGATTGGCGACGGCCAGCCGATAACTGGCCAGTGGCGCAGGACTGCGAATGACGCGGCGATGCGCCAGAATTTCGTGTGCCAACACGGCGTCACGCACTGACCTAGTCAGCGCGCAAATCGTGTCCAAAGAGGGGGCGAGTGGAACGGCCCCGGTCGTTGGCACCAATCGGGCTGTATTCTTGAATCCAACGATGCCATTTAGCGCGGCTGGAATCCGAATGGACCCACCGGTGTCCGATCCCAAGCCAATGAACGCAGCGCCAGTTGCCACTGAAACCGCAGCACCCGAAGAGGAGCCGCCGGGAACGCGGGGGAATGCAGTGGAGGCGACATTGGCCGGGGTGCCAAAGTGAGGGTTGATTCCTACGCCGGAGAACGCAAACTCAGACATATTGGTCCGGCCTAAAAGGGCTGCCCCAGCCCGTCGCAATCTCGACACGGCGGCGCTGTCTTGCCTGGCGACTGGCGCATCTTTCAGAGCCAACGACCCAGCGTGGGTGTTTTGCCCTTTGACATCAAACATGTCTTTGATTGACACGGCCAGTCCGGCCAGAGGAGTGTTGGCGACACCGGGTGTGCTGGCGGCTTCTCTGGCTTGATGCCAAGTCGGCGTCAAGAAAGCCCGTTCGCAGCAAGCTGAGGACGCAATGTCGATCGCTTCCTGAATCTCAGCTTCGGGGCTGGATTGGCCAGCTAATAGT
Proteins encoded in this region:
- a CDS encoding HDOD domain-containing protein, with product MSPELAQKLATAVDGMPAFPKSVQRILELTRDVNCAAKDLVQVVDKDPVVTVKILRVVNSAYYSLPKQITSINHAVVYLGFNTIKNLALSIAAIGMLPKDNAAGFDGQQYLLHSLATASIAKQLAMRVDDADPMDCFIAGLLHDFGKVVFAQFMPTEFLLALDISRDTKTSLHMALRRLIGVDHALVGAMLVEKWRFAPNLIETIRHQRPDDLKDTDMIACVFAANQISKKLEFGFGGNPWVDELPATIQARLGGNLDEVIESLGDLKPLLEEAKVFSKI
- a CDS encoding D-amino acid dehydrogenase produces the protein MKIAVIGAGIIGVTTAYELANDGHEVVVLERRGAAAEEASFATAGLVATGYVTPWAAPGMPLTVIKQLFSRHAPVRLGLPLSMSELGWLWQWFKACKLETYLTNRAQMQRLAIYSQQRLHHITGDLQLEYDRSDGQLVLLRTEQDSKLIQPSLQVLRDAGIVFKELSPKETQSIEGALNSDTPLFGSIHLPNDEVGNCRQFALLLKNEAQRLGVKFNFNTAVTQVTPGPGVRIGLAGDPVQHQFDAAVICAGLDSARLLAPLNLNIPMMAVSGYSVSASILESLNAPQSAVMDEHYKVAISRLGNRVRVAGNAEIGGPLGKKHPGSLQTLYKVLHDWFPGAANLSSGVQEWKGARPMLPDGPPVLGPSGQTGLWLNLGHGASGWTLSCGSARAVADIIGGQPPDIDISGFSFVRLNE
- a CDS encoding amidase, encoding MRPDLTETRQRLLAGQSSPEAEIQEAIDIASSACCERAFLTPTWHQAREAASTPGVANTPLAGLAVSIKDMFDVKGQNTHAGSLALKDAPVARQDSAAVSRLRRAGAALLGRTNMSEFAFSGVGINPHFGTPANVASTAFPRVPGGSSSGAAVSVATGAAFIGLGSDTGGSIRIPAALNGIVGFKNTARLVPTTGAVPLAPSLDTICALTRSVRDAVLAHEILAHRRVIRSPAPLASYRLAVANHLMQDGMDTTVARAFERTLQHLREAGASIQMIQLNELSELTSLQANGGLPAAESYQWHRHLLEKHADHYDPRVAARIQRGAVMSACDYLDLQHARAAWIERMSSAMTGFDAVLSPTVPIVAPLLAEVAPGEARDNAFFHLNSLLLRNPSAINMLDGCAISLPCHTLGELPVGLMVWAGAMRDDVVLNVALQVEKTLQKL